Below is a genomic region from Azoarcus sp. KH32C.
ATGGCGCGCATGCAGTTGGGTGTGAAGCGGGTGACGCCGGAGGCGATCGAGCGCTGGAAGGTCGAGCGCGGCTACGACCGACCCCTGTTCTTCAATGTGCAGGCGGCCGGGGCGGAGCGACTCACCGACACGATCTTCTTTCGTAAGTCGTTGCGCATGTTCGCGTTCGACTTCGGCCGGTCGGACGACGGGCGCAACATTGCGCAGGAGATCCGTGACCGCATGGGACCGTCGCTCGCTTTGGCATTGCCGACGTTCGTGTTGGGGCTCTTCGTCTCGGTGTCGTTCGCGCTGATGCTGGTGTTCTTCCGTGCGACCTACCTCGACTTCTGGGGCGTCGTGCAGTGTGTGGCGATGATGTCGATTTCGAGTCTGTTTTACATCATCGGGGGGCAGTGGCTGGTATCGAAGGTGTGGGCTCTCGTGCCGATTTCGGGCTACGCGCCCGGGTTCGATGCGATGCGCTTCCTGGCGTTGCCGGTCGCGATCAGCGTCATCGCCGGAGTCGGGTCGAACGCTCGCTGGTATCGGACGATCTTTCTCGAAGAGATCTCGAAGGACTACGTGCGTACGGCGCGGGCGAAGGGGTTGTCCGAGCGGGTGGTGCTGTTCCGGCACGTGCTGAAGAACGCGATGATTCCGATCCTGACCGGGGTGGTGGTCGTGATTCCGCTGCTCTTCATGGGGAGTCTCGTGGTGGAGTCCTTCTTCGGCATCCCCGGCTTGGGGAGTTATACGATCGATGCGATCAATGCTCAGGATTTCGCGGTGGTGCGCGCGATGGTGTTCATCGGCTCGGTGCTTTACATCGTCGGTCTGCTGCTGACCGACATCTCCTATACGCTGGTCGATCCGCGGGTCAGGCTGGAGTAGGCATGAATTTCCTGCCCGTGGTGCTGTGGACCGATGCGCTGTTCTTTCTGCTCGTAGTGGTGGCGGGCGGGATGATCTTCCACGTGCGGCGCAGCGAGCCGCTGCGCGAGGCTTGGAGCAAGGTGGGCAGGCGCGCGGCGGGCATGGCGTCGGCCACGATATTGCTCGTGTTCCTGACGCTCGGCGTGATCGACAGTCTTCATTATCGGGCGGCCTTGCCGGCTGCCGCCGGCGATGCCAAGGTCGCCTACTCGTCCGAGGTGTTGAGTGCGCTGGATGCGGTACTCGCATCGCTGCGCAAGCAGACCGAGAAGACGTATTCGGCGCCTTTCGCAACCGAACTTTATGCGCGAGAGACCGTGGAACTTCCCGGCGGTGGGCAGGCACGTGTCTACCCGCGGCTGGCCTACGGCGGGGCGCATCTCGCCGACCCGCAGGCCGATCGCGCAAGGGATATCGCGCGACGAGCGCTGGCAGGCGCTGGCGTCGGTTTGCTGGTGTGGGGCGTCATTGCCCTGGCGGTGACGGCCGCATTGGCGCGGCGTTCGGGGCGTAGCCTCGCGAACTCCGCTCATGCGCTCGTACGTGGACGCACGGTGCTCGCATGGCGGTCGGCGCTCGTCACGCTCGGGTTGTTGCTAGTTAGCGTCGGCGTCCTGGTGGCGCTGGCGCCCTATTACCACGTCTTCGGGACGGACAAGGTCGGGCAGGACGTGCTTTATCTGTCCTTGAAGAGCGTGCGGACGGCCCTGATCATCGGGACGCTGACGACGCTCGTGATGCTGCCGTTTGCCGTGGCCTTGGGGATTCTTGCGGGCTACCTGGGCGGCTGGGTCGATGACCTGATCCAGTACCTGTACACGGTGCTCAGCGCGATCCCCGGCGTGTTGTTGATCGCGGCGGCGGTGCTGATGATGCAGGTCGTCATCGACACCCATCTGCAATGGTTCTCGACTGCGGCCGAGCGGGCCGACGCACGGCTCATGGCCTTGTGCATGATTCTCGGGATCACCAGCTGGACGGGGTTGTGCCGTCTGCTGCGGGGCGAGACGCTGAAATTGCGCGAGCTGGAGTATGTGCAGGCCGCGCGGGCCTTCGGAGTGCGGACATCGGCGATCATGCGCCGCCATGTGCTGCCGAACGTGATGCACATCGTGCTGATCGCGCTGGTGATGGATTTCTCCGGCCTCGTCCTGGCGGAAGCGGTGTTGTCCTATGTCGGGATCGGCGTGGATCCCACGACGATCAGCTTCGGGACGATGATCAACATGGCGCGGGCGGAACTCGCTCGCGATCCGATGGTGTGGTGGTCGCTTCTTGCCGCATTCGTCTTCATGTTCGTGTTGGTGTTGTCCGCCAACCTGTTCGCGGACGTCGTGCGCGACGCCTTCGATCCACGCCGCAGCTGAATACCGCTTGATCCGTGATCCGACGCGGTGCGAACCAAGTGCCGCGCCATGCGTCTGACCGTCTGACCAACGCAGCCCCAACCCCAACAGTCGTTACTCCAAAATAATGAGATCCCTTCAATTCGATAACCGCTTCGTGCGGGAGCTTCCGGGCGATCCCGAGCCATCGCCTCACGTGCGTCAGGTGCATGGAGCGTGTTACTCCCGGGTCATGCCGACTCCCGTACGTGAGCCGCGGCTGATCGCATGGTCGCCCGAAATGGCGAGTGCGCTCGGGTTTGACGAAGCGGATGTCCGCTCGCCGGAATTTGCGCAGGTCTTTGGCGGCAATGCGCTGTTGCCGGGCATGGAGCCGTATGCGGCATGCTATGGCGGGCATCAGTTCGGCAATTGGGCCGGACAACTCGGCGACGGTCGCGCGATCACGCTGGGCGAGGCGGTCAATGCGAAGGGCGAGCGCTATGAGTTGCAGTTGAAGGGGGCGGGCAAGACGCCGTATTCGCGTACCGCCGACGGGCGCGCGGTATTGCGGTCGTCGATCCGCGAGTTCCTGTGCAGCGAGGCGATGCACCATCTGGGTATTCCGACGACGCGCGCGCTATGCATTGTCGGCACGGGGGAAGATGTCATCCGAGACATGTTCTACGACGGCCATCCGCGTGCGGAGCCGGGGGCCGTGGTGTGCCGCGTGGCGCCGTCTTTCATCCGCTTTGGCAATTTTGAAATCTTCTCTGCGCGCGGTGATGAGCAGTTGCTCGCGCAACTGGTCGATTTCACGATCGCACGGGATTTCCCTGAGCTTGGCGGGACGACCGAGACGCGCCGGACGGAGTGGTTCCACACGGTTTGCGAGCGTACCGCGCGTTTGATGGCCGAGTGGATGCGGGTCGGCTTCGTCCATGGCGTGATGAACACCGACAACATGTCGATTCTCGGCCTGACGATCGACTACGGCCCCTACGGATGGATCGACAACTTCGATCCGGATTGGACGCCGAATACCACGGACGCGTCGGGGCGACGCTACCGCTTCGGTAATCAGCCGGGCATCGGGCAGTGGAATCTGTGGCAGTTGGGAAATGCCTTGTACCCAGCTTTCGGCTCGGTCGAGCCGCTGCAGGAGGGGCTAGATCGCTATGCCGTCGTTTACGCCCGTGAACGGGAGCGCACGCTCGCCGGGAAGTTGGGACTGACGATGTTTCATGAGGGGGATAGCGAACTGGTCGATACGCTCCATACCTTGCTGGCGCGCGCCGAAGTCGACATGACGATCTTCTTCCGTGGCTTGGCCGATGTCGATCTGCAGCAACCGTCGATCGAACCTGTCAGGGAGGCGTTCTACAACGAGGCGCTGCTCGAGCGCGAAAGCGCTGCATTCGCTGACTGGCTTGCGCGCTATGCAGCACGGGCGCTTCAGGATGGCGTGCCGCCGGAGCTGCGGCGCGAGCGGATGAATGCGGCTAATCCGTGCTACGTGCTGCGCAATTACCTCGCGCAGGAGGCGATCGACGCGGCCGAGCAGGGGGACAATGCGTTGATCCTGGAACTGCTCGACGTGATGCGTCGTCCCTACGAGGATCAGCCGGGGCGCGAGCGTTTTGCCGCGAAACGGCCGGACTGGGCGCGCCAGCGGGCCGGGTGCTCGATGCTGTCGTGCAGTTCGTGACTTCGCCGGGACGGCGTCAGACCTTGGTCTTCATCAGCCGCGCC
It encodes:
- a CDS encoding ABC transporter permease, whose amino-acid sequence is MFAYIVRRLLLAGPILIGVNVLTFALFFVVNSPDDMARMQLGVKRVTPEAIERWKVERGYDRPLFFNVQAAGAERLTDTIFFRKSLRMFAFDFGRSDDGRNIAQEIRDRMGPSLALALPTFVLGLFVSVSFALMLVFFRATYLDFWGVVQCVAMMSISSLFYIIGGQWLVSKVWALVPISGYAPGFDAMRFLALPVAISVIAGVGSNARWYRTIFLEEISKDYVRTARAKGLSERVVLFRHVLKNAMIPILTGVVVVIPLLFMGSLVVESFFGIPGLGSYTIDAINAQDFAVVRAMVFIGSVLYIVGLLLTDISYTLVDPRVRLE
- a CDS encoding ABC transporter permease, with product MNFLPVVLWTDALFFLLVVVAGGMIFHVRRSEPLREAWSKVGRRAAGMASATILLVFLTLGVIDSLHYRAALPAAAGDAKVAYSSEVLSALDAVLASLRKQTEKTYSAPFATELYARETVELPGGGQARVYPRLAYGGAHLADPQADRARDIARRALAGAGVGLLVWGVIALAVTAALARRSGRSLANSAHALVRGRTVLAWRSALVTLGLLLVSVGVLVALAPYYHVFGTDKVGQDVLYLSLKSVRTALIIGTLTTLVMLPFAVALGILAGYLGGWVDDLIQYLYTVLSAIPGVLLIAAAVLMMQVVIDTHLQWFSTAAERADARLMALCMILGITSWTGLCRLLRGETLKLRELEYVQAARAFGVRTSAIMRRHVLPNVMHIVLIALVMDFSGLVLAEAVLSYVGIGVDPTTISFGTMINMARAELARDPMVWWSLLAAFVFMFVLVLSANLFADVVRDAFDPRRS
- a CDS encoding YdiU family protein, whose protein sequence is MRSLQFDNRFVRELPGDPEPSPHVRQVHGACYSRVMPTPVREPRLIAWSPEMASALGFDEADVRSPEFAQVFGGNALLPGMEPYAACYGGHQFGNWAGQLGDGRAITLGEAVNAKGERYELQLKGAGKTPYSRTADGRAVLRSSIREFLCSEAMHHLGIPTTRALCIVGTGEDVIRDMFYDGHPRAEPGAVVCRVAPSFIRFGNFEIFSARGDEQLLAQLVDFTIARDFPELGGTTETRRTEWFHTVCERTARLMAEWMRVGFVHGVMNTDNMSILGLTIDYGPYGWIDNFDPDWTPNTTDASGRRYRFGNQPGIGQWNLWQLGNALYPAFGSVEPLQEGLDRYAVVYARERERTLAGKLGLTMFHEGDSELVDTLHTLLARAEVDMTIFFRGLADVDLQQPSIEPVREAFYNEALLERESAAFADWLARYAARALQDGVPPELRRERMNAANPCYVLRNYLAQEAIDAAEQGDNALILELLDVMRRPYEDQPGRERFAAKRPDWARQRAGCSMLSCSS